The segment CGCCGATCTCCTCCCGCGCAATGTGCCGCGCGTAGCGTTCCCGCTGGTCGGGGGTCAGCTCGGGGCCCGGCTCGACGAGCGCCGCAATCGTAACGCCGCGCCGCGCCGGCTCGCCCGCGGGCCCCTCGCCAGCCCCGGCTCCATGACGCACACTCACGCCCCTCAGCCGCCCGCAAACGGGGGCAGGACGTCCACCCTCGGATCGTCGGGCAGGATCGCCGTCCTCTCGGCGTGCTTGCCATTGACCAGGAACGAACACAGCCCGAGCACGCGCTCGAGGCGTTCAGGATCGGCCGGGGCGACGGCGCCGTGAACGCTGGCCACCAGCTCCTCCACCGTGGCGCCGCGCGCAACCTCCACGGACACGGCCTCGGCTCCGGCGGCGTCAGCGGCCGCCGCAAACAGGCGAAGGTGAGCGATCATGCGGCCTCCTCGAAGAACGGCTCCGGTTTCCACAGGGGCATGGGCTGCGCCGAACGCGCCCGGATGATCCACCACAGTGCTTCGACCACGAGCGCGCCGCCCACCCCGATGAGGGTGGCCGTCCACATCATTGCCGCGTTCGACGAGTCGAGCATGAAGATCTGCTGGGTGACGTCCCACGTGAAGATGACGCCGTACCCGGCCAGCGGCAACACCACCAGGGCCAGCTTCCACGGGGACAGCGGACGGGCAATGCAGAACAGCACCCAGGAGGAGGGGATGATGAGCGCCACGAGCGCCGCCGTCGACTCCTGCACGTGCACGGCCGGCACGTCCCAGCCGGAGGCAACCATGTAGGCCAGGAACGACGACGCCCCGACGACGACGCCGGCCGGCACCGCGAATCGCAATACCCGGCGCACAAAGTTCGGCCGCGCCCGGTTGTGATTCGGGGGCAGGGCGAGGATGAAGGCGGGGATGCCGATGGTGAACCAGCCGGTGATCGTCACGTGGATCGGCATGAAGGGGAAGGGCACGGCGGCTAGGATCACGAGGATCGCGAGGAAGGCCGAGTAGATCGTCTTCGTGAGGAACAGGTTGGCCACCCGCTCGATGTTGCCGATCACGCGCCGGCCCTCAGCCACCACGTGCGGGAGGGTGGCGA is part of the Trueperella abortisuis genome and harbors:
- a CDS encoding MoaD/ThiS family protein: MIAHLRLFAAAADAAGAEAVSVEVARGATVEELVASVHGAVAPADPERLERVLGLCSFLVNGKHAERTAILPDDPRVDVLPPFAGG